CTAGGTGGTTGATTAGGAATGTGACTGTCATTTCACTTGTAGACTTGGCTCTTCCCTCTGGTGCCATCAGTGAAGCCAGGCTTTTCCCAGGCTGTGAGAGGTGTGCCCAGGCACAGGGATGGAGGACTCCTCCCCGGAGTCCAGCCAGTGCAGCCCCTATGCTCTCCTCCAGCCCAGTGTTGCCAGCTGTGCACGGGTGTCCTTTGTGGTGCTCACAGGAGACCCTGCGTGCCCAGGGCACAGCACACAATGCTGCCCAGAGCCTGGGCCCTCCTCTCCTTGCTGCCTTTATTTGCTGTGGGATGTTCTTTTTGGGTCCGATTCATTGAACACTGGCTGGACATCCACTGCCTGGGAGATCTCTTTGCCAGCCCTGTGGTTCTTTGTGGGAAGAGGTTGCTGGAGGCTGTTTCCTGCTCAGGTCCTTCAACCTtaggggtgcagggagggggtgtgtgtgtcttCTCCCCTTCAACTTCATGCATGCAGGGTGTGTCcgagttgggggtggggtgtcCCCATATGATCTATCCTCCTGAAAGCATTGCTTTCCTTGAAGActcttgggggggaaaaaaaaaccggGGGGAATATTTGGCTAGAAAGCCTGTCCTTTCACTCTGAGCCGGCTTCTGCCTGGCCTGAGCCTAGAGGGCACAAGGCTAGATTCTCACACTGTCTTCCTTGGATTTCAGACAATTGCTAAAGGACCCACAGGTGCTATTTGCCGGCTACAAAGTCCCCCACCCCTTGGAGCACAAGATCATCATCCGAGTGCAGACCACGCCGGACTACAGCCCTCAGGAGGCCTTCACCAACGCCATCACTGACCTCATCAGCGAGCTGTCCCTGCTGGAGGAACGCTTCCGGGTGAGGGCAGGGCGGGCTGGATGCTGGGCCCCTTTGCCAAGCTGGTGACAGCCCTGGGCTGTTTCTTTGGAGAAGCGGTGCTGATGGAAGAGCAGGGACTTCTTTGCAGGCTCCAGGCCTGTGGCTCCTGTCTGACCTCTGTAGTGCTGCAGGGTTCCTCTCCTGCTGTGGGCTGGATCAGAGCCAGGGACCTGCTCTCATGTAGGGCTGTTCTTCTGAGTCCCTTGTCTGTGGTTGGCAAGGTCTGGTCCTTCCAGGCCTCTTTCTGGGAGGCAGCTCACCCCAGGGTAGGGCCATGCCTGTTAACAGCAGGGCACCTGGGAGTCTAGAGGGGAAAGAGCCACAGCTTGGGGGTTttcagtggggggggggggggggggtctgcTCACCAGGAGGCCTCTGTGGTGCCTGAGACCAGGCTAGGCCAGCTGGGAGGGCCGTTGGCTGCCCCACTGTCCTGGGGAGTGTGGCCCATGGTTGCCCTCCAGGAAGGCCCTGGTCCTGGGATGCTGGGCTTGTGTTTCCAACCTCCTTGCCCCAGCTGTTCCAGCTCAGTCTCcgccttcttcctctctcccaggTGGCCATCAAAGACAAGCAGGAAGGAATTGAATAGTGGCCGCAAGGGGCTCTGCTCAGCCTGTGAGCCCAGCTCCTACCTGCGCCTGACCCTCCACCGAGAACGGCCAGTCTCAGCCATGGCCCACCTTGCAATGCCCCCTCACCCCAACACCAGCGTGTCCTGTACAGATCCTCTGTTATATTCCTAATAAAGTAAAGTATGGCAGGACAAGACCTGGATGTGGActtcagcagcagcagcttcACAGGCACAGATTGTCAGGCTTGATGCAGGCAGATGACGTGTTTCAGGGGCCTCCGGTTGGTAGGGACAAACTCATTCTGGACCAAAGCTCAGGAGCTGCCAGGGAGGCAGTGCTGAGCTGGGGGAAGTGTGCAAGCCCATGAGCTCCCATGAGTCTCTGCTCTAGAAGCCTCAGCTGCCGGGCCAGCCTGTCAGTCAAAGTAGGAACACCTTTCCACAGGCTTCTCGACCACAGAGTTTAATAAAAATACTGATAGGGACACCCCCCTACCCCTATCACCCCAGAGCTGAATAAGTTAGCTGTGTCCCTGGTCCTTTGCGACGCGTGAGGCTACAGCCTCCCCCAGATGGCTACGATGTTGGAGTCTGTCAGGGCGGTGAGGTAGGTGAAGGTGGCATTGGCCACCACCGTGTTCACCATGGTCTTGGTCACTGCCTGGCCAAGGGCCCAGGGCTGGGGCCACTTCAGGATctggtggggagagaggagggctgGGATCCTGCTGCCCAAAGGCAGGGCCCCTGACCCCTTGCAGCCCGAGCCCAGGCAGAATGAGCCGGGAGGTACCTGTGTGGGGGCCTGTGGGGCTGCCGGCAGTGGGGGCGGCTGTTTCAGGATGTCGCTGACATCGTAGAGCCACACGTTGCCCTCTTCATCCCCGCAGAGCACGATCCCCTTATCTGTCAGAACAGAGGTGGAGCCTGAGTGGGGGCAGAGCTCCCAGAGGCCCTGCGGGGATGGGGTAGGCACACGGGCAGAGGGCAGGCTCACCAGGACAGGTGCTGAGCGAGAAGTAGGCCAACTCGGTGGGCGACCACTGTAGCTGCGCCAGGACTACCACTGCCACCGTGGACTGGCTGCCCCGGCCACCCCATGTCTGCCTCCAGCTCCACAGGCAGATGGTGCCCAGGCCGCTGCCCTTGGAGGCTGTGGGGGAGAATTGAGAACTGTGCAGGGCGGCCCCTCCCGGATACCTGCTCCCTCTGGAGACCCTCAGAAGCCCAGCCAGAGACAAGCGACCCATCTGCATGCCCAGAGGCCAGGCTGTCCCTGAGCCGGGCTCACTCACCCACGACGTCCTCATTCACAAATGCTAGCCCATCCACTCTCCGTCCAGAAGCCTCAGAGCCCTCGGAGAAAATGAATTCTACTTCACACACTCTGTGGACAGCAGGAGACACTGGTCAGCCATTCCTTGCAGATACAGAGAGCTGCCCACTCACCCGGGCATCTACAGGGCACCTGCTGGGGGCCCCGACCTGCATGAAGGCCGCACACAAGTTGCTACTAAAGAGACATTCTTGGCTCCAGGATGGTTCAGTTTGCCCTGGGAGGGGGAGCCAGCACCTGAGTGTCCCAAGTCACAGTAGTGACCCAGAGGCTTGAAGGGTGCTTCTTTCAGGACAGGGCTAGGCGAGGTGGTCAGAAAAGGCTCTGGAGCGAGCCAGTGCCTCTGGGACCAAGAGTGAGATGAGCAGGGGCCTGGCCGTCCTGGCAGCCAAATAGGCCAGGTGTTTCCAGGCCATAGCCCAGGGGACTGTCGGGGGCATCTGCTCTGACTCTAAAGACACTGGGGaggacgggtgcagtggctcaggcctgtaacccagcactttgggaggccaaggcaggcggatcaccaggtagagtttgagaccagcatggccaacacagcaaaaccccgtctccactaaaaatacaaaaattagctgagcttactggcaggtgcctgtaatcccagctactcgagaggctgaggcaggagaatcacttgaaccctggaggcagaggttgcagtgagctgagattgtcactgaactccagcctggacaacagagactgtctcaaaaaataaaaatccaaatctCACTGTGGCTGAGGAAGCCCCAAGCCCAGCATGCACTGCCTAGGCATCCTTGCCACCTCGCTCTGGGCTCTGTCCACCCAGCTGTGGCCACAGGGCAAGCCGGCTCCCCCACCACTGACCTTTGCACATAGCGTTTCCTCCCTCCACCTGCTGAGTGCCTCGCCAGGCTCCCAGAGAGGAAGGCGTGAGCCCCAGAACCTATTCATCCGCTGCTGGTCCCCTCAGCAGAGTCCCCTGAGGCCCCCATGCTGGTGTCCATTACTTTTTTCCCCTGTCCTTCAGAGTTGGCATCACACGGCAGGGTTTTGATTGGCCGCCTTTGCTTAGCGTCTGGAGGCTGGTGGCCCCAAGAGGACAGGGACCCGATGCCCAGCCCTATCCTGGAGGCTCTCCAGGCGGGACAGTGAGCCACAAAGTCTCAACATGGCATTCCAAAGCCTGCCCGCCTGCCCTCCGCTAGCCATCAGACAGACCCCTTTACAGATGAGGGCATTACACTAGCACAGAGGACCGTCACACTGAGTGGCAGAAGGGGGCCGAGTCACGTGGGCATAGCACAGTGCTAAAGTCCCAGGTGAAGGTGAGGCGATCATGGCCCAGTCCCACAGCTGAACAGAGGGTGAGGACGGGGCCACAGAGTCCTTTCCTCCAGAGCCTGGCAGGAAGGTGGGACAGGCCAGCTCTGGGAAGACACCTCTGAAAACCCTTATGGTTGCCCAGCTGTGCCTGGGCTGCTATGAGCCCATCTGGGCCGACAGCACTCTGTGCAGAGGCCTGGCTTCCAAGGCACCCCCTGCCCAGCCTCACCTCCTCTTCTGGGGCTGGTCCAGCCGCACgtcccagcagcagcagccgcccTCACAGCCGGCCAACAGGCGGGCATCCGGGCAGGAGGCGACGGGACAGAGGCGCAGGGGGATGGAGGTGGTGTCCAGCGTGAGCAGCTGGCTGCCGGTGGACAAGGGGGAGCAGAGTCAGCCCTGGACTGACGTGTCCCTGCCCCAGCagccagcccctccccagcctcgCTGGAAGCATCACCTGGCCTGGAATTCATAGTCCTGGTTGGGCATCCCAATGTCCCAGAGGATAATCCGCTTGTCATAAGAGGCCGCTgaggagggggtggggcaggggagaggtGGCCCTGAGGTGACCCTGCTCCCTCCTGCCGGCTGTGTCCCAGGCTGAGCCCGAGGTCCCAAGGCCAGCccctctgaggcagggagggcaggCCGAGGCTAGGAGACAGGAACACTCCTGGGCTGGGCAATCCCTGTCTCTTCACTCTAACCTGATGCTGTGGCTCCAGCGGCCACCTCCCATGGCTCACACATCCCCCTTGCCAGGGGTACCACACCCGGGGCCAGGGGCATCCCCCCAGGTCAGGGACGGGACAGAGTGGCCCAGGCTGCTGAAAAACTCCAAGGCCACAAAGCAGTCTGTGGATAAAGCCAAGACTGGAAGCGACAGGGCTTCGTACCAAAGCTAGAGGCGGACTGGTACAAAGCCCAAGCTCCTGGCCATCCCCAGGAAGGGAGGGCGGAGGCCACTGGGGCAGCAGGACAGGGGTGCTGGGCGGCCCCAGGGGTGAAGGGGAGGGTCTTACTGAAGAGGTGGGTCTCGTGGGCGGGGCTGAAGCACAGGGTGGCAATGGCCTTCTTGTGGGCCCGGATGACCCCGCAGCAGAAGCCAGCGCGCACGTGCAGCAGCCGGACCAGGCCCCGCAGGCCCGCAGCCGCCAGCACGTTCCAGCGCTTCTTATGGCCGGCCTGTGTGACCACCATCAGGGCAGTCCAGGCCACGGAGAAGAACTCCTGGGCGGGGGTTAGAAGGAAGAGGTCACCAGGGCAGAGCTATTGGCGTGAACACACAGGCGGGCCCGGGCGAGGGAACCCCAGCATGAAAGAAAAAGGCCATGCGGAGCAGGGGCCGAGGCTGCCCCCGTCCCACACTGCTCTTCGGGACTCAGTGGGAACGTGGGCCGCACTCACCTCACCGGACGCCTTGTACTTGTGGAGCACGATGCCCGTCTGGCAGTCAATCACACACACGGCCTCCCCGCCGCACGTGGCCACAGTCTGGGATGTGGCCCCTGAGTACCCGGTTTTGGGAGGTCAGGTGAGTGCAGGCATTTCCTATCCAGATCCTCCctgcagccccctcctcccagccttgATGGTGCCTTTTTTtcgttttgaggcagagtcttgctctgttgccaggctggagtgcggtggtgccatctcagctcactgcaacctccacctcccagggtaagtgattctcctgcctcagactcccaagtagctgggactacaggcacatgctaccacaattggctaatttttatatttttagttggccagaatggtctcgatctcttgacctcatgatccgcccaccttggtctcccaaagtgctggggttacaagcatgaaccaccgtgcccagcaatgGTGCCTTTAAAGTTCTGTCTCCTGATCCCCCACCCATCCAGGTGGCCCTGTTTCCAGCTGCCCTTGCCCTACCCACCCACCCGCCACCACGTACCCTCCTCGAAGGCCGGCTCGAAGGCACAGGCCCACAGCTGCGTCTCGAGGTCCCGAGGGCTGTTGTTCTTGCTATGGCACTGCAGGAAGTGCAGGGGCTGCAGCTTCATCGGAGGCTGTTGGGGGAAAGGGAGGTCACGGCTGCCCAGCCCCACTCACCTGCCACCTGCTCTGTGCTACCTCAGCTCACCTGGCCGTCATCAGAGCCCGCCACGGGGCCGCCCTCCACCTGGGCCGATGGGGAGGCACATACCCGCTTGCTGGGAGAGAGGCTGAGTGGGACATCATCCGGCCGTTTCAAGGCCGCCAGTCTGGCCTGTGGAGAGGGGGCCTTGTGACCATGGGCCCATCGGCCTGgggcttccttcctccccatcacaggCTGGGCCCCACCTCACTGTGGGTACGGGAAGCCCAGGCTGGCCCAGAGTCACCGAGGGAGCAAGCTGGGGCTTGGGGTGCTTCCTGGGCCAACTCCCAGGACGCCTTTGTTTCCTGCAGCTTCTACAGGCGCAAGGGGCCGGGCTGGCCTCGGAGCCCTGGGAGCCACACTCACCCTGGGCTTATGAGCAGCTCCAGCTTCTGGCGGCTTCTCTGGGCTGTCAGCCTCATGTACCTGTGTCCTACTGGAGGCCACCAGCTCCTCAGAGATCATGCGCACCTGGGTGGGGCCAGGCCATCAGGAAGCTGGGCACAGTCCCAGGTGCCCCCAGCCCTGCCAACTCGTGGTTGGGGAAGCCTGTGCTTCAGAGCTGGAGCAGGAACTAACTGTCCGGCCAACAGGGCTGCCCACCCCGACGCCCACCGCACAGCCCCTCAGCCCCTCCTGGCCAGGGACCTCCAGGCAGCTAAGGATCCGAGAGCCAGCGACTCCCTGCACGTTGGGACTGGGACATACCCGCCACTGAGTGAACTCGCTGAGGGACTCGGGCCCGTAGCGGACATCCCTGACGGCCGACTTCACAAAGTCCTCCTGGGccttctcagcctcctcttcAGGGCCCAGTGTGGCCATGAACTTCTCCCAGTGAGCTGTGACCTGGTACAAGAGGGTCCAGGGCCAGGACCAGCTCACCCCAGCTCCGCCGGACACTGCCCTTCATCTCATAACACCTCAACCCCGCCACCTGCTGGAAGCCTCCAGGAACCACAGCCTTATAAACCCCCAACACATCACAAACTGCACAGCCCcggtgcctgcagttccagccactgggaggctgaggaggaagcatCTTTGACGCCAGGAGTTGgagcctgggctacatagcaagatcccacctctacaaaaaaatttaaaagtgatccagctgtggtggcacacacctaaagccccagctattcaggaggctagggcaggaggatttttgagtccaggagttggaggttgcagtgagctatgatcacactactgctctccaacctgggcagctgagcaagaccctgtctctttaaaaaaaaaaaaaaaaaaaaaaaggaaagtaaaaagaaatatccCAGAAAAAGCTACTTAGAAGagtcaggccgggtgtggtgactcacacctgtaatcccagaactttgggaggccgaggtgggcagatcacctaaggtcaggtgtttgagaccagcctggccaatatggtgaaaacctgtttctactaaaaggacaaaaaatttagctgggtgtggtggcaggtgcttgcaatc
This Callithrix jacchus isolate 240 chromosome 2, calJac240_pri, whole genome shotgun sequence DNA region includes the following protein-coding sequences:
- the LRWD1 gene encoding leucine-rich repeat and WD repeat-containing protein 1, yielding MGPLSARLLMQRGRPKSDRLGKIRSLDLSGLELLSEHLDPKLLCRLTQLQELDLSNNQLEVLPDNLGLSHLRVLRCANNQLGDVTALCQFPKLEELSLEGNPFLTVNDNLKVSFLLPKLRKVNGKDASSTYSQVENLNRELTSRVTAHWEKFMATLGPEEEAEKAQEDFVKSAVRDVRYGPESLSEFTQWRVRMISEELVASSRTQVHEADSPEKPPEAGAAHKPRARLAALKRPDDVPLSLSPSKRVCASPSAQVEGGPVAGSDDGQPPMKLQPLHFLQCHSKNNSPRDLETQLWACAFEPAFEEGATSQTVATCGGEAVCVIDCQTGIVLHKYKASGEEFFSVAWTALMVVTQAGHKKRWNVLAAAGLRGLVRLLHVRAGFCCGVIRAHKKAIATLCFSPAHETHLFTASYDKRIILWDIGMPNQDYEFQASQLLTLDTTSIPLRLCPVASCPDARLLAGCEGGCCCWDVRLDQPQKRRVCEVEFIFSEGSEASGRRVDGLAFVNEDVVASKGSGLGTICLWSWRQTWGGRGSQSTVAVVVLAQLQWSPTELAYFSLSTCPDKGIVLCGDEEGNVWLYDVSDILKQPPPLPAAPQAPTQILKWPQPWALGQAVTKTMVNTVVANATFTYLTALTDSNIVAIWGRL
- the POLR2J gene encoding DNA-directed RNA polymerase II subunit RPB11-a — protein: MNAPPAFESFLLFEGEKKITINKDTKVPNACLFTINKEDHTLGNIIKSQLLKDPQVLFAGYKVPHPLEHKIIIRVQTTPDYSPQEAFTNAITDLISELSLLEERFRVAIKDKQEGIE